The proteins below are encoded in one region of Oncorhynchus tshawytscha isolate Ot180627B linkage group LG04, Otsh_v2.0, whole genome shotgun sequence:
- the LOC112248928 gene encoding chromaffin granule amine transporter has product MPLFNPLVWVREWLRQSRGSSRLVLVVVCVALLLDNMLLTVVVPIIPTFLYALDHPTQDPFIQPSTQRPSEEGFTLVSVHSFYDNTSYSLRGSESNLSEALLFNISRNSSQVKGSSCQEDSAFLDKENVRVGLLFASKALVQLLVNPFVGPLTNRVGYHIPMFAGFIIMFVSTIMFAFSGTYALLFFARSLQGIGSSFSSVAGLGMLASVYTNDEERGVAMGIALGGLAMGVLIGAPFGSVMYEFVGKTAPFLILAFLAVFDGALQLLILQPSKISPGNVEGTPLLTLLKDPYILISAGSLCFANMGVAILEPTLPIWMMQTMCSPKWQLGMAFLPASISYLIGTNLFGLLANKMGRWLCSMIGMFIVGISLLCVPFAKNIYGLIGPNAGLGFAIGMVDSSMMAIMGYLVDIRHASVYGSVYAIADVALCMGFAIGPSIGGSLVRAIGFPYLMVFIGIINIFYAPLCFFLRNPAIREEKMAIIDQECPLYRKSYNTQKECREFPLSDESEEETEE; this is encoded by the exons ATGCCACTATTCAACCCCTTGGTGTGGGTGCGGGAGTGGCTGCGACAGAGCAGAGGCTCCTCCAGACTGGTGCTGGTGGTCGTGTGTGTTGCCCTGCTACTGGATAACATGCTGCTCACTGTTGTCG TGCCCATCATCCCAACGTTTTTATATGCCCTTGACCACCCGACACAAGACCCCTTCATCCAGCCAAGCACACAGAGGCCATCTGAGGAGGGCTTCACATTGGTCTCAGTCCACTCCTTCTACGACAACACTTCCTACAGCCTCAGAGGCTCTGAGAGCAACCTGTCTGAGGCCCTCCTCTTCAACATCTCCAGAAACTCCAGCCAGGTGAAAGGCAGCTCATGCCAGGAGGACAGTGCCTTCTTGGACAAGGAGAATGTTCGTGTGGGACTCCTCTTTGCCTCCAAGGCTCTGGTGCAGCTTCTAGTCAACCCCTTCGTGGGTCCCCTGACCAACAG GGTTGGATATCACATACCAATGTTTGCTGGCTTCATCATCATGTTTGTTTCAACAATAA TGTTTGCCTTTTCAGGTACATACGCCTTGTTGTTTTTTGCTCGCTCTCTTCAGGGAATtggttcctctttctcctctgtggcag GGCTGGGAATGTTGGCCAGTGTGTACACAAATGATGAGGAGAGAGGCGTAGCCATGGGGATCGCTCTGGGTGGATTGGCCATGGGAGTCCTCA TTGGAGCGCCATTTGGCAGTGTGATGTATGAATTTGTGGGGAAGACTGCTCCTTTCTTAATCTTGGCTTTCCTTGCAGTATTTGATGGAg CGTTACAACTTCTTATACTTCAGCCATCAAAGATTTCACCAGGA AATGTGGAGGGCACTCCTTTGCTGACCCTACTGAAGGACCCCTACATTCTCATAAGCGCAG GCTCTCTGTGCTTCGCCAACATGGGAGTTGCCATTCTGGAGCCCACACTTCCCATCTGGATGATGCAGACCATGTGCTCTCCCAAATGGCAGCTTG GTATGGCTTTCCTACCAGCAAGCATTTCTTACCTTATTGGCACCAATTTATTTGGTTTGTTGGCTAACAAAATGGGAAG GTGGCTGTGCTCCATGATTGGGATGTTTATTGTTGGCATCAGCCTCCTTTGC GTTCCTTTTGCAAAGAACATCTATGGTCTTATTGGTCCAAATGCAGGCCTGGGGTTTGCTATTG GAATGGTGGACTCCTCTATGATGGCCATAATGGGATACCTGGTGGATATTCGCCATGCCTCGGTCTATGGCAGTGTTTACGCCATAGCTGATGTCGCATTGTGCATGGGTTTTGCCATTG GTCCTTCGATAGGGGGCTCCTTGGTCAGGGCCATTGGATTTCCTTACCTCATGGTATTCATTGGCATCATCAACATCTTCTATGCTCCACTGTGCTTCTTCCTGCGTAATCCTGCCATCAGGGAGGAGAAGATG GCCATCATAGACCAGGAATGCCCTCTGTACAGGAAGAGCTACAACACACAGAAGGAGTGTCGAGAGTTCCCTTTGAGTGACGAGAGCGAGGAGGAAACGGAGGAGTAA